One window from the genome of Nitrosopumilus sp. encodes:
- a CDS encoding anthranilate synthase component I family protein produces the protein MDTFGKKQAKVIPLDLSENQFQIYNKISRNYSHSFLFESLTGPEELAETSVMGFDPKIILKGYLDKVEIIEKEKTTTIQTKDPFGELKKLLDKSDDQNYRYLGGAVGVVNYDSIRLVENISDYHNSPQPLMEFGIYDDGILYDKIHEKLFYFYHDENRFDRLKIENNSFGEFNSSEVTPNMNEEEYSEIVNKAKKYIHDGDVFQVVLSRKFTFDVTGDNLTLYKTLRKLNPSPYMYHLKQDKKTIIGASPEMLVRITDDKVETFPIAGTRKITDDEEKNKALSEELINDEKELAEHTMLVDLGRNDIGKVCKYGTVHPESLMKIKRFSHVQHIVSHVVGNLAPENDMFDAFQAVFPAGTVSGAPKVRAMEIIDELEIEARGPYAGAVGYFSYNGCCDFAIAIRSIFIENDKGFVQSGAGIVSDSIAKNEFKETEHKAGAMLQALKEASN, from the coding sequence GTGGACACCTTTGGAAAAAAACAAGCAAAAGTAATACCTCTAGATTTATCTGAAAACCAATTCCAAATTTACAATAAAATTTCAAGAAATTATTCTCACTCATTTCTCTTTGAATCACTGACAGGTCCTGAAGAATTAGCTGAAACATCAGTAATGGGATTTGATCCTAAAATTATTCTAAAAGGATATTTAGACAAGGTAGAAATTATTGAAAAAGAAAAGACTACAACAATTCAAACAAAAGACCCATTTGGAGAATTAAAAAAACTACTAGACAAATCAGATGATCAAAATTATAGATATCTTGGAGGAGCAGTAGGAGTAGTAAATTATGATTCAATTAGACTTGTCGAAAACATTTCAGATTATCACAATTCTCCACAACCACTAATGGAATTTGGGATTTATGATGACGGAATTCTATACGACAAAATACATGAGAAATTATTTTATTTTTATCATGATGAAAACAGATTTGATAGATTAAAAATTGAAAATAATTCATTTGGAGAATTTAACTCTAGTGAAGTCACGCCTAACATGAATGAAGAAGAATACTCAGAAATTGTAAACAAGGCAAAAAAATACATTCATGACGGAGATGTTTTCCAAGTAGTACTTTCAAGGAAATTTACATTTGATGTTACTGGAGACAATCTAACATTGTATAAAACACTAAGAAAATTAAATCCATCACCTTACATGTATCACTTGAAACAAGATAAAAAAACAATAATCGGCGCATCACCAGAAATGTTAGTTAGAATAACAGATGACAAAGTAGAAACATTTCCAATTGCAGGAACTAGAAAAATCACAGATGACGAAGAAAAGAACAAGGCATTATCTGAAGAACTAATCAACGATGAAAAAGAATTGGCAGAACATACAATGTTGGTGGATTTAGGCAGAAACGATATTGGCAAAGTCTGCAAATATGGAACAGTTCATCCAGAATCATTAATGAAGATTAAGAGATTCAGTCATGTTCAGCATATAGTAAGTCATGTTGTGGGGAATTTGGCGCCTGAAAATGACATGTTTGATGCATTTCAGGCAGTATTTCCAGCCGGAACAGTATCAGGAGCGCCCAAAGTCAGAGCAATGGAAATTATTGATGAATTAGAAATAGAAGCAAGGGGGCCATATGCCGGAGCAGTAGGATATTTCTCGTATAACGGATGCTGCGACTTTGCAATTGCAATTAGGAGTATTTTCATAGAAAATGACAAAGGATTTGTGCAATCAGGAGCAGGGATAGTTTCAGATTCTATTGCAAAAAATGAATTTAAAGAAACAGAACACAAAGCAGGAGCAATGCTTCAAGCATTAAAGGAGGCATCAAATTGA
- a CDS encoding aminodeoxychorismate/anthranilate synthase component II: MKFLIIDNYDSFVYNIAQYLGELGVDCDVIRNDKITLQQIKEKNYDGIIISPGPGTPEDKKYFGVCSEVIKDIGPSIPIFGVCLGHQGIIDAFGGKVTNAGCVRHGKTSPVEHLESKLFANVKNPFRATRYHSLVGDKTIIPEVLKVTATASDDGEVMAIEHKKYLIQGVQFHPESIMTEDGKKILGNFINQVKEKKK; the protein is encoded by the coding sequence TTGAAATTTCTAATTATTGATAATTATGACTCGTTTGTATACAACATTGCACAGTATTTGGGAGAATTAGGAGTAGACTGTGATGTCATTAGAAATGACAAGATCACATTGCAGCAAATCAAAGAAAAAAACTATGATGGAATAATCATTTCTCCCGGTCCAGGAACGCCAGAAGATAAAAAATATTTTGGAGTGTGTTCTGAAGTGATTAAAGATATTGGGCCAAGCATCCCTATATTCGGAGTATGTTTAGGGCATCAAGGAATTATTGACGCATTTGGAGGCAAAGTAACTAATGCAGGATGTGTAAGACATGGAAAAACTAGTCCTGTTGAACATTTAGAATCAAAATTATTTGCAAATGTGAAAAATCCATTCAGGGCAACAAGATATCACAGTTTAGTAGGAGATAAAACAATAATTCCAGAGGTTCTCAAAGTTACTGCTACTGCATCTGATGATGGAGAAGTCATGGCAATAGAGCATAAGAAATATCTAATTCAAGGTGTTCAATTTCATCCAGAATCAATAATGACAGAAGATGGAAAAAAGATCTTAGGTAATTTCATCAATCAAGTCAAGGAGAAAAAAAAATGA
- the trpD gene encoding anthranilate phosphoribosyltransferase, with protein sequence MISEIISKLQEKTDLTYDEMNKVMTDVLSGKTNDKENTDFLSSLADKGETDDELLGMLDKMQEFSLKVEAKNQGTLIDMCGTGGDKLQTFNISTTASFVVASAGGIVAKHGNRSSSGVSGSADIFEYFGYDLNSEPAKIADILQKHNICFMFAQKFHPAMRHVSAARKQLGKRTAFNLLGPLSNPANVKNQLVGVFSIEYLDRLPLLLKRKGAENIMTVRSDDGMDEFSTSSVNRVCVLKKDKVLMNAIDPEVLGLHKSTLQDIQITTKEDAIRSFVGVLNNTANEAMIETTALNAAGGLIVANISKNFEEALELALDTIKSGKAFSLLKEFVQDTGDISKLEEIVNG encoded by the coding sequence ATGATATCAGAAATTATTTCAAAACTACAAGAAAAAACAGATCTCACATATGATGAAATGAACAAGGTGATGACAGACGTTCTATCAGGCAAAACAAATGATAAAGAAAATACAGATTTCCTATCATCACTTGCAGATAAGGGAGAAACTGACGATGAACTTTTAGGAATGTTGGATAAAATGCAGGAATTTTCCCTCAAAGTTGAGGCCAAAAATCAAGGCACTTTAATTGACATGTGTGGAACTGGAGGAGATAAACTGCAGACATTCAATATATCTACAACTGCATCATTTGTTGTAGCATCTGCTGGTGGAATAGTAGCAAAACATGGTAACAGGTCAAGTTCAGGAGTTTCAGGAAGTGCAGATATTTTTGAATATTTTGGATACGATTTAAATTCAGAACCTGCAAAGATTGCAGATATTTTGCAAAAACACAATATCTGCTTTATGTTTGCACAAAAATTTCATCCTGCAATGAGACATGTATCAGCAGCAAGAAAACAACTAGGTAAAAGAACAGCATTTAATCTTCTAGGGCCATTATCAAATCCAGCAAATGTAAAAAATCAGCTAGTAGGAGTATTCTCAATTGAATATTTGGACAGATTACCATTATTACTCAAAAGAAAAGGTGCAGAAAACATAATGACTGTCCGTTCTGATGATGGAATGGATGAATTCTCCACAAGTTCAGTTAATCGAGTATGTGTATTAAAAAAAGATAAAGTGTTAATGAATGCAATTGATCCCGAAGTATTAGGATTGCATAAATCAACATTGCAAGATATACAAATTACTACAAAAGAAGATGCAATAAGATCATTTGTCGGGGTGTTAAACAATACTGCAAATGAAGCAATGATAGAAACTACTGCACTCAATGCAGCTGGAGGATTAATTGTTGCAAATATTTCTAAAAATTTTGAGGAAGCATTAGAACTAGCACTAGATACAATAAAGAGCGGTAAAGCATTTTCATTATTAAAAGAATTTGTACAAGATACAGGAGACATTTCAAAATTAGAGGAGATTGTTAATGGCTGA
- a CDS encoding indole-3-glycerol-phosphate synthase, whose product MAENILRKLVNNSQMAIDDGVYDVDANLEKSDKDFLQIIKTNPHATLLTEIKFSSPSLGKIRTLTDPVSIANQMIAGGSKALSVLTQPHLFHGSPEYFMKVREAVDVPMLMKDIMIDKIQIDAAKKIGADYMLVIQSLYDQKFLSDIDEFIDYGHKKGLQILLEVHTKQELENALNTKADLIGINNRNLDTLEIDLKTTEIILAGINKSRPILSESGINTPEDIQRLKKCGADAFLIGSSIMQSDNIEEQVRKLVNAY is encoded by the coding sequence ATGGCTGAAAATATTCTAAGAAAACTAGTAAACAATTCACAGATGGCAATTGACGATGGGGTGTATGATGTAGATGCAAATTTGGAAAAATCAGACAAAGACTTTCTGCAAATAATAAAAACAAATCCACATGCCACATTACTAACTGAAATAAAATTTTCATCTCCATCACTAGGAAAAATTAGAACCTTGACAGATCCAGTAAGCATTGCAAATCAAATGATTGCAGGAGGTTCAAAAGCACTCTCAGTTTTAACCCAGCCACACCTATTTCACGGCTCACCAGAGTATTTCATGAAGGTACGAGAGGCAGTAGATGTACCAATGCTGATGAAAGACATCATGATTGATAAAATTCAGATAGATGCTGCAAAGAAAATAGGAGCAGATTACATGTTAGTGATTCAATCATTATATGACCAAAAATTTCTATCAGATATTGACGAGTTTATAGATTATGGACATAAAAAAGGATTACAAATCTTACTTGAAGTACATACAAAACAGGAACTAGAAAATGCATTAAACACAAAAGCAGATCTTATTGGAATTAACAATAGAAATCTGGACACTCTAGAGATAGATCTTAAAACTACAGAAATTATTCTTGCAGGAATAAACAAATCAAGGCCAATTCTATCCGAAAGTGGAATAAACACGCCAGAAGATATTCAACGTCTAAAAAAGTGTGGAGCTGACGCATTTTTGATAGGATCAAGCATAATGCAAAGTGATAACATTGAAGAACAAGTAAGAAAACTGGTGAATGCGTATTGA
- the trpB gene encoding tryptophan synthase subunit beta encodes MKYPKNGRFGEFGGKYIPETLVPAIEELEENYLKFKNDKKFKKELDHYLKIYAGRPTPLYYAKNLSEKIGGAKIYLKREDLLHGGAHKINNTLGQALLAKKMNKKRIIAETGAGQHGVATAMACAALGMKAEVYMGYRDTIRQKQNVFRMNMLGCEVHPVKSGSKTLKDAINEAIRDWITNVENTYYLLGSAVGPHPYPVMVRDFQSVIGNEIKSQMKKINNKSPDTVIACVGGGSNAIGTFYPLVDSNSELIGVEAAGHGLKSKKHSATLSVGSKGVLHGMMTYLLQDKEGQITETHSISAGLDYPGVGPEHSFYKDTKRVKYHAATDTEVIDAFLTLTKTEGIIPALESSHAIAEAIKVARKSKKSESIVVTLSGRGDKDIEEVQNYLKKHDKN; translated from the coding sequence TTGAAATATCCTAAAAATGGTAGATTTGGAGAATTTGGTGGAAAATATATTCCAGAAACTCTGGTTCCAGCAATTGAAGAATTAGAAGAAAATTATTTAAAATTTAAAAATGACAAAAAATTCAAAAAAGAACTTGATCATTACCTTAAGATCTATGCAGGAAGACCAACTCCATTATACTATGCAAAAAATTTATCAGAAAAAATAGGAGGAGCTAAAATTTATCTCAAAAGAGAAGATTTGCTTCACGGAGGAGCTCATAAAATTAACAACACGTTAGGTCAAGCACTTCTTGCAAAAAAAATGAACAAGAAGAGAATCATAGCAGAAACAGGGGCAGGGCAACATGGAGTTGCAACTGCTATGGCATGTGCAGCACTTGGAATGAAAGCCGAAGTATACATGGGATATAGAGATACAATAAGACAAAAACAAAACGTATTTCGAATGAACATGTTGGGATGCGAAGTTCATCCGGTTAAATCAGGCTCAAAAACGCTAAAAGATGCAATTAACGAGGCAATTCGTGATTGGATTACTAATGTTGAAAATACATATTATTTATTGGGATCAGCTGTTGGACCACATCCATATCCAGTTATGGTCAGAGATTTTCAAAGTGTCATTGGAAATGAAATTAAATCACAGATGAAAAAAATTAACAACAAATCACCAGACACTGTGATTGCATGTGTAGGTGGAGGATCTAATGCCATAGGGACATTCTATCCACTAGTTGATTCTAATTCAGAATTAATTGGAGTAGAAGCTGCAGGTCATGGTTTAAAATCAAAAAAACACTCAGCAACATTATCAGTTGGAAGTAAAGGAGTATTACACGGAATGATGACATATCTGTTACAAGATAAAGAAGGTCAAATTACTGAAACTCATAGTATTTCTGCAGGATTGGATTATCCAGGAGTAGGTCCAGAACATTCTTTCTATAAAGATACAAAACGTGTAAAGTATCATGCAGCTACAGATACAGAAGTCATTGATGCATTTCTAACACTGACAAAAACTGAAGGAATTATTCCAGCTTTAGAATCATCTCATGCAATTGCAGAAGCAATCAAGGTTGCAAGAAAAAGTAAAAAATCCGAATCAATTGTAGTAACACTCTCAGGACGTGGAGACAAAGACATAGAAGAAGTACAAAATTATTTGAAGAAACATGACAAGAATTAA
- the trpA gene encoding tryptophan synthase subunit alpha — protein MTRIKEKFTELESKNQKALISYIMVGFPNEKSTMATIRGLVKGGVDIIELGFPFSDPLADGPVIQNASTISLEKGTKIVNFFNIVKKIRKETDIPLVLMTYTNILYHKGYSKFISEAKKVGIDGFILPDMSIEESQEYLKAAKNNSDTIFLISPNTSKSRIQKISNASSGFLYLVAVFGTTGVKTGIKKYTLDAIKQVKKQIKGKIPIGVGFGVSTPEDVKKYIKAGADAVIVGSAYLKLIEKTPQNQLEVKIASFTKKLKKQTII, from the coding sequence ATGACAAGAATTAAAGAAAAATTTACAGAATTGGAATCAAAAAACCAAAAGGCCCTAATATCATACATCATGGTAGGATTTCCAAATGAAAAATCAACAATGGCAACGATAAGAGGATTGGTAAAGGGAGGAGTAGACATCATAGAGTTAGGATTTCCATTTTCAGATCCATTAGCAGATGGACCTGTAATTCAAAATGCAAGCACAATTTCACTTGAAAAAGGAACAAAAATAGTAAATTTCTTCAACATAGTGAAAAAGATCAGAAAAGAGACAGACATTCCATTGGTACTCATGACATATACAAATATTCTGTACCACAAAGGATATTCAAAATTTATCTCAGAGGCAAAAAAAGTGGGAATTGATGGATTTATCCTTCCAGATATGTCAATTGAAGAATCACAAGAATATCTAAAAGCAGCTAAAAATAATTCAGACACAATATTTCTAATCTCACCAAACACTAGTAAATCAAGAATTCAAAAAATATCAAATGCATCATCAGGATTTTTGTATCTGGTTGCAGTGTTTGGAACTACAGGAGTTAAAACAGGAATTAAAAAGTATACGTTAGATGCAATCAAACAAGTCAAAAAACAAATCAAAGGAAAAATTCCAATAGGAGTAGGGTTTGGAGTGTCAACTCCAGAAGATGTAAAAAAATACATCAAAGCAGGTGCAGATGCAGTAATTGTAGGTAGTGCATACTTAAAATTAATAGAAAAGACGCCTCAAAATCAACTGGAAGTAAAAATTGCTTCGTTTACAAAGAAGCTTAAAAAACAAACTATCATCTAA
- a CDS encoding PEFG-CTERM sorting domain-containing protein: MFLILLSISLISSIGVPAFAESFEITMPSGASDPGAPFFWSEKSTGITTGEITVFPDDVVIWKNADMAFHTITSVTSSGELDGLFDSGFIDAGSSYQRKFSDLGDFYYFCSLHPWMSGIVHVVKNPGTVQSIHNVGSGFSENGLGFEVKYILDTNLQKAVHVSPDNQSLTFRISGTTENEQITLVLPEKLIENPNTVLVDGSMTDFESEMTSSGTKLIIPLTVDSSEIKIIGTKVIPEFGFLALGILGIGLSSALFLTRSKLSIF; encoded by the coding sequence TTGTTTCTAATTCTATTATCTATTTCATTGATTTCTAGCATTGGCGTACCTGCTTTTGCTGAATCTTTTGAAATCACAATGCCTTCTGGTGCATCTGATCCTGGTGCTCCTTTCTTTTGGTCTGAGAAATCTACTGGTATCACAACCGGCGAAATTACAGTATTTCCTGATGATGTAGTTATTTGGAAAAATGCTGACATGGCATTTCATACCATTACCTCAGTTACCTCTTCTGGAGAACTTGATGGTCTTTTTGATAGTGGATTTATTGATGCAGGAAGTTCTTACCAAAGAAAATTTTCTGATCTAGGTGATTTTTACTATTTTTGTAGTCTTCATCCTTGGATGAGTGGAATAGTTCATGTGGTAAAGAATCCCGGCACTGTTCAATCAATTCACAATGTAGGTTCTGGTTTTAGTGAAAACGGGTTGGGGTTTGAAGTAAAATATATTCTGGATACCAATTTACAAAAGGCAGTTCACGTTAGTCCTGATAATCAAAGCTTAACTTTTAGAATATCTGGAACTACTGAAAATGAGCAAATTACTCTTGTTCTTCCTGAAAAATTAATTGAAAACCCAAATACTGTCTTAGTTGATGGTTCAATGACTGATTTTGAAAGTGAGATGACTTCTTCTGGCACTAAACTGATAATTCCTTTAACTGTTGATTCTTCTGAAATTAAAATTATTGGCACCAAGGTAATCCCAGAATTCGGATTTTTGGCATTAGGCATATTGGGAATTGGACTTTCTTCTGCCCTTTTTTTAACTCGTTCTAAACTGTCTATTTTTTAA
- the pyrG gene encoding glutamine hydrolyzing CTP synthase gives MQTKFIFVTGGVMSGLGKGVTTSSIAKLLQLADQKVSCIKIDPYLNYDAGTMNPVAHGEVFVTEDGGECDMDIGNYERFLNQNIPKSHNITTAQVYSSVIEAERKGEYLGACVQIIPHITDEIKNRITSIADDEKLDFLIVECGGTVGDIESLPFLEALRQMRVEEGPQSVIFVHVTLAPSLDVVGEQKTKPTQHSVQELRRIGIQPDFLAVRCTLPLEEKTKKKIAMFTNVTTNDVLSCHDAKSIFEVPQMLYDQGIMDSIFTKFGKVGMVNASSNWDKWNEIAKSMINHESNKIKIAMVGKYVTLTDSYVSVNHALRHAGASIDKSIDIDWIDSESITDYSILSNYDGILVPGGFGTRGSEGIIQTANYAREKNIPYLGICFGFQLAAIAFGRNVLNLEDANSTEIKRDAKNPIVDLLPEQKNISDMGGSLRLGANEVFIKENTNAQKIYNTTTISKRHRHRYEINKEYIPEFEKNGLIFSADSDKGKRMEMLEIPSHKFYLGVQFHPEFNSRPGFPEEAFSAFVKASSEKN, from the coding sequence GTGCAGACAAAGTTTATTTTTGTCACAGGTGGTGTGATGTCTGGCCTTGGTAAAGGCGTAACAACTTCCTCGATTGCAAAACTCTTACAATTAGCAGATCAAAAAGTATCGTGTATCAAAATAGATCCATATCTAAATTATGATGCAGGAACTATGAATCCAGTAGCACATGGAGAGGTCTTTGTCACAGAAGATGGAGGAGAGTGCGATATGGACATAGGGAATTATGAAAGATTTCTAAATCAAAACATACCTAAAAGTCACAACATTACAACTGCACAAGTATACTCATCAGTAATAGAGGCAGAAAGGAAAGGGGAATATTTAGGAGCATGTGTTCAAATCATACCGCATATCACAGATGAGATCAAGAATAGAATAACAAGTATTGCAGATGATGAAAAATTAGATTTTTTGATAGTTGAATGTGGAGGAACTGTAGGAGATATTGAATCACTTCCATTTTTAGAGGCATTAAGACAAATGAGAGTAGAAGAAGGACCACAAAGCGTAATTTTTGTGCATGTAACACTAGCCCCATCTCTAGATGTAGTTGGAGAACAAAAAACAAAGCCAACTCAACACAGCGTTCAAGAATTAAGAAGAATTGGTATTCAGCCGGATTTTTTGGCAGTTCGATGCACCTTACCATTAGAAGAGAAAACAAAAAAGAAAATTGCAATGTTTACAAATGTCACTACAAATGATGTGTTATCATGTCATGATGCAAAATCAATTTTCGAAGTTCCTCAGATGTTATATGATCAAGGAATAATGGATTCTATATTTACAAAGTTTGGAAAAGTAGGGATGGTTAACGCATCATCTAATTGGGATAAATGGAATGAAATTGCAAAAAGCATGATCAATCATGAAAGCAACAAAATCAAAATAGCAATGGTTGGAAAGTATGTGACATTAACAGACAGTTATGTAAGTGTCAATCATGCATTAAGACATGCAGGAGCAAGTATTGATAAATCAATAGATATAGATTGGATAGATTCTGAATCGATTACAGATTATAGTATACTGTCAAATTATGATGGAATTTTAGTTCCAGGAGGATTTGGAACTAGAGGTTCCGAGGGAATTATTCAAACTGCAAATTATGCCAGAGAGAAGAACATTCCATATCTGGGCATATGTTTTGGATTCCAACTTGCAGCAATTGCGTTTGGAAGAAATGTTTTGAATTTAGAAGATGCAAATTCAACAGAAATTAAAAGAGATGCAAAAAATCCAATTGTAGATTTACTTCCTGAACAAAAAAATATTTCAGATATGGGGGGATCATTAAGATTAGGAGCTAATGAAGTATTCATAAAAGAAAATACAAATGCTCAAAAAATATACAACACAACTACCATTAGCAAACGCCACAGGCATAGATATGAAATCAACAAGGAATACATTCCAGAATTTGAGAAAAATGGATTAATATTCTCGGCAGATAGCGATAAAGGAAAAAGAATGGAGATGTTAGAAATTCCTTCTCATAAATTTTATCTCGGAGTGCAATTTCACCCAGAATTTAACAGTAGACCAGGATTCCCAGAAGAAGCATTTTCAGCTTTTGTCAAGGCATCTTCTGAAAAAAATTGA
- a CDS encoding matrixin family metalloprotease produces MLCLAAITIITPLDIFSEEDDQWNELRKWKKIPDDKIPVLIVRDAKVSQNQVDIVENAINSKEVKNSRTLFLGWNEGIKEISKSFGVKVPTLEIQYKLESVEAITIHLKDKSSSNNYNGYTNLFYDKNGNIQRAMITIYNTDELNKIEVESIIRHELGHALGLGHTNKENDLMQPKININYNLISFLDLKTLANIY; encoded by the coding sequence TTGTTATGCTTAGCGGCAATAACAATCATCACACCATTAGATATTTTTTCTGAAGAGGATGATCAATGGAATGAGTTAAGAAAATGGAAAAAAATTCCTGATGATAAAATCCCAGTTTTAATAGTAAGAGATGCAAAAGTTAGTCAAAATCAAGTAGACATAGTTGAAAATGCTATTAATTCAAAAGAAGTAAAAAATTCAAGAACGTTATTTTTAGGATGGAATGAAGGAATTAAGGAAATTTCAAAATCTTTTGGAGTAAAAGTTCCAACATTAGAAATTCAATACAAACTAGAAAGTGTAGAAGCAATAACAATACATCTTAAAGACAAATCAAGTTCAAACAACTATAATGGATATACAAATCTATTTTATGATAAAAATGGAAATATTCAAAGAGCAATGATAACAATCTACAACACAGATGAACTTAATAAAATTGAAGTAGAATCAATAATTAGACACGAGCTAGGTCATGCATTAGGACTAGGACACACCAATAAAGAAAATGATTTGATGCAGCCAAAAATCAATATCAATTATAATTTAATTTCATTCTTAGATTTGAAAACTCTTGCAAATATTTACTGA
- a CDS encoding NAD(+)/NADH kinase, which yields MQIGIYGSGTTESASKTIKKILDESGIKSFTLTKSKNKPADCIIVLGGDKGVRNYFHRTFDSTLPVLGISEGEASGFLAQIELKEFSTYVNVLKKQNYTVEEVPRLGVKIDGKNVYPVLNDVAVFSSKSAMLMEHTLRVNGDEVWHDNSDGIIVSTPIGSSAYSMSAGGPVLFQDSAVFEIISVNSLDVTRRPIIVSNDSSIEIDDISARLHCEVVLDGLDRYKVNKTVECTQFFPPAKIIRLKKDSTAISALAKKVHLAEELLSMPPSSKLLLKTLEYEGALTQKDLANKTLLPDRTVRLALSHLLKKGYVKKKVSIRDARQKIYEISKIE from the coding sequence ATGCAAATAGGCATTTATGGTTCCGGCACAACTGAATCTGCTTCAAAGACCATCAAAAAAATCCTTGATGAATCTGGAATCAAATCTTTTACTCTGACAAAATCAAAGAACAAGCCTGCTGATTGCATAATTGTATTAGGTGGTGATAAGGGCGTTCGAAATTATTTTCATAGGACTTTTGATTCTACTTTACCTGTTTTGGGTATTAGTGAGGGTGAGGCTAGTGGATTTTTGGCACAAATTGAACTTAAAGAATTTTCTACATATGTGAATGTTCTAAAAAAACAAAACTACACTGTTGAAGAAGTTCCTAGATTGGGTGTTAAAATTGATGGAAAAAATGTTTACCCTGTTCTAAATGATGTAGCTGTTTTTTCATCAAAAAGTGCAATGTTGATGGAACATACATTGCGTGTTAATGGTGATGAAGTTTGGCACGATAACAGTGATGGTATTATTGTTTCAACGCCTATTGGCTCTTCTGCATATTCTATGTCAGCTGGTGGACCCGTACTTTTTCAGGATTCTGCAGTTTTTGAAATTATTTCTGTAAATTCTCTTGACGTTACTCGTAGACCAATTATTGTTTCAAATGACAGCTCTATTGAAATTGATGATATTTCTGCACGATTACATTGTGAAGTAGTTCTTGATGGACTAGATAGATACAAAGTAAACAAAACTGTTGAATGTACTCAGTTTTTCCCTCCAGCTAAAATCATTCGTTTGAAAAAAGATTCTACTGCAATTTCTGCACTGGCAAAAAAAGTTCATTTGGCTGAGGAATTGTTAAGCATGCCTCCTAGCTCTAAACTATTATTAAAAACACTAGAATATGAAGGGGCTCTTACTCAAAAAGATTTAGCAAATAAAACATTACTTCCTGATCGAACTGTTAGGTTGGCGTTAAGTCATTTATTAAAAAAAGGTTATGTCAAAAAGAAAGTTTCTATCCGGGACGCAAGACAAAAAATTTATGAAATTTCTAAAATTGAATAA
- a CDS encoding PfkB family carbohydrate kinase, producing MKLSVFSHCAIDTITIGENNYEQIGGAACYCGITARQFKFDVDLYTKFGPDFPKQYLTEHKINFHNSESEKNTTKFAININGSDRTLKLENECDQLDYFKNNADGHLVSPIFHEVSDDVFKKIKNDSNFLFLDPQGFLRQKDPQNNVFLEKTNLDLSHVNAIKVNPEESKQIVNGTNDEMMIALQKKGIDYVLFTNKTDVSLLVKDKIYSITLPNKQIHDTTGVGDIFCSTFTCTMLKEKDFLWALCFAGGAAQAALESNNVGLQKIPKKGIVETNASYFYNLVKFRDL from the coding sequence ATGAAATTATCTGTGTTCTCTCATTGTGCAATTGATACAATTACTATAGGTGAAAATAATTATGAACAAATTGGTGGGGCTGCATGTTATTGTGGGATTACTGCTAGACAATTCAAATTTGATGTTGATTTGTATACGAAATTTGGACCTGATTTCCCAAAGCAATATTTAACTGAACATAAAATCAACTTCCACAATTCAGAATCTGAAAAAAATACAACAAAATTTGCAATCAATATTAATGGCTCAGATAGAACTCTGAAACTTGAAAATGAGTGTGATCAACTTGATTATTTTAAAAATAATGCTGATGGGCATTTAGTTAGTCCTATTTTTCATGAGGTGTCTGACGATGTCTTTAAAAAAATCAAAAATGATTCTAATTTTCTTTTTCTTGATCCTCAGGGATTTTTAAGACAAAAAGATCCACAAAATAATGTATTCTTAGAAAAAACTAATCTGGATTTATCTCATGTTAATGCAATCAAAGTAAATCCTGAGGAATCAAAACAAATTGTCAATGGAACTAATGATGAAATGATGATTGCATTACAGAAGAAAGGAATTGATTATGTGTTATTCACAAATAAAACCGATGTTTCGTTATTGGTAAAAGATAAAATCTATTCGATCACTTTGCCCAATAAACAAATTCATGACACAACAGGTGTTGGTGATATTTTTTGTTCTACTTTTACATGTACTATGCTTAAAGAAAAAGACTTTTTGTGGGCACTTTGTTTTGCTGGAGGTGCTGCTCAGGCTGCATTAGAATCTAATAATGTTGGACTACAAAAAATCCCTAAAAAAGGAATCGTTGAAACTAATGCCTCGTATTTTTACAATCTAGTAAAATTTAGAGATTTGTAA